DNA sequence from the Devosia lacusdianchii genome:
GGGAGGGAGACGACTGAAACCACCGGAATAACCCCTTGCACCGTGCCGGCAAACTCGTCCTCCGCCGCCTGGTCGGCAGCATCCCGGTGCTGCTGATTGTGCTCGTCGGTACCTTCTTCCTGCTTGAACTCGCCTCCGGCGATGCTGTCGACGCCTACCTCGTCTCGACCGGCGGTGGCGATGCCGCCCTCGTCGAAACCCTCCGCGCCAATTGGGGCCTCGACCAATCCCCAATCACCCGCCTCGGCCTCTATCTCTGGAACGTCCTCCACCTCGATTTCGGCTACTCAGTCCTGCTCAATCGCCCCATCCTGACCGTGGTGCTCGAGCGCCTCCCCAACACGCTCCTGCTCATGGGCAGCGCGGTCGCCCTGTCCTTCGGCATCGGCTCGCTCCTCGGCATAGCCGCCGGCTCCCGACCCGGCAGCGCCCGCGATCGGCTGCTGTCCATCGGTTCGCTCGCCCTCTACGCCGTTCCGAGTTTCTGGCTCGGTCTCGTGCTAGTGGTGGTGTTCTCCGTCCAACTCCGCTGGCTGCCGCTCTCAGGCATCGAAACCCTCGCCTCCGGCAAGGCCGGCCTCGACCGCGCCCTCGATATCATCAGGCACCTCGTCCTCCCGGTTGGTGCGCTGGCCCTGATCTATCTCGCGCTTTATCTCCGCCTGATGCGCGCGGGCATGGTCGAGGTCTGGCGCCAGGACTTCGTCCTCGCCGCCCGCGCCAAGGGCCTCTCCCGCCGCCGCATCGTCTGGCGCCACGTCGCCCGCAACGCCCTATTGCCGCTTGTCACCATGCTCGGCCTGCAATCGGCCACCATGCTCGGCGGCAGCGTCGTCATCGAGAGCGTCTTCTCCATCCCCGGCCTCGGCCGCCTGGCCCAGGAAGCCGTCTCTGGCCGTGATACCCCATTACTCATGGGCATCATCGTCATCAGCGCCGTGCTGGTGATCCTCACCAACCTCATCGTGGACGTCGTCTACGCCTTCCTCGACCCACGCGTCGGCGCCAGCGAGGCCAGCGCATGATGGCCCGCTTCGCCAAATCCCCCGAAGGCCTGTTCGGCGCCGCCGTGCTCGCCGTGCTCATCGTCATCGCTCTCGGCGCGCCGCTATTCTTCCCGCGCGATCCGCTGTCCATCGTCGGCCCCGCACTCACCGCTCCCTTCACCGATTGGGCGCTTCCCCTCGGCACCGATCGCCTCGGCCGCAACGTCCTCGCCGGCCTCGTCCACGGCGCTCGTGCATCCCTGCTGGTCGGCTTCGCCGCTACCATCGCGGCCATCATCATCGGTGCCAGCGTCGGCACCATTGCCGGTTTCGCCGGTGGCCTCGTCGACGAAATCCTCATGCGCATCGTCGACGCGTTCCAGACAGTGCCCGGCTTTCTCCTTGCCTTGGCCTTCGTCAGCGTCATCGGCGCGTCTCTGCCCGTCGTCGTCCTCGCCATCGCCCTCGGCGCCTGGACCGGCCCCGCGCGCCTCGCCCGCGCCGAAGTCCTCTCCCTGCGCGAACGCGACTATGTCGCCGCCGCCCGCGTCATCGGCATGCATCCCGCCGAGATCGCCTTCCGCGAAATCCTGCCCAACGCCCTGGCGCCCGTCCTCGCCCTCAGCGCCGTCATCGTCGCCGGCGCCATCCTAACCGAGGCGGCGCTGTCCTTCCTCGGCCTCGGCGATCCAAACATCGTCACCTGGGGCTCGATGATCGCAGAGGGCAGGGCGGTCCTGCGCTCCTCGCCCTTCTTGTCGATCATCCCTGGTCTCGCGCTGGTGATCACCGTCCTCGGCGTCTACCTCTTCGGCGAGGGCCTCGCCGAAGCCCTCAGCCGCCGCCGGGTGCGGCTATGACCGTCCTTGCTGATATCACCGACCTCAGCGTCCATTTCGGCGCAACCGCCGCCCTGGACGGCGTGACGCTGACCATCAACGCCGGCGAACGCCTCGCCATCATCGGCGAAAGCGGCTCCGGCAAAAGCACCCTCGCTCTCGCTCTCGCGGGTCTTCTCCCCGCATCCGCCCGGCAATCCGGCAGCATCAACTGGCCGCAGGGCAAACCCACACTTGGCCGCGATATCGGCATGGTCTTCCAGGATCCATCCTCCAGCCTCGATCCAGTCCTGACCATTGGCGAACAGGTCGCCGAAGGCGCCGTCGCTCATCTCGGTTCCGATTGGAAAGCCGCCCACCTCCGCGCCCGCGACCTGCTGGCCCGCGTAAAACTGCCCGATCCCGATAGCCTGCTCCGCGCCCATCCGCACCAGCTCTCCGGCGGCCAGCGCCAGCGCGTCGCCATCGCCGCTGCCATCGCGGCCAACCCCAAATTCCTGATCGCCGACGAGGCCACCAGCGCCCTCGACACCATCGTGCAAGCCGAAATCGTCGCGCTGCTGACCAGCCTCGTGGACGAAGCGGGCATGACCCTGCTCTTCATCACCCATGACATCGCCTTGGCCTCCGGCCTCGCCGACCGCATCGCCGTGTTTCGCCAGGCCAGGCTCGTCGAACGCGGCCCAACCGCCGACATTATCCTGCGCCCGCGCGAGCCCTACACCGCCGCGCTCCTCGGAGCCCATCTCGACCTGAGCACGCCCCCCTTGATCGGGACTGGCGCATGACCGACCTTCTCACCGCCAAGAACCTCAGCAAATCCTTCCGCCGCTCCGGCGCACGTCTCGCCGCCGTGACCGACGCCAGCTTCTCCATCGCGTCAGGCGAAACTCTCGGCATCGTCGGCCCCTCTGGCAGCGGCAAGACCACGCTCGCGCGCCTGATCATGCGGCTGGTCGAAGCCGATGGCGGCACCCTGCAATTCGAGGGCATCGATCTTCTCGCCCTCCGCGGCGCTGCCCTCCGCGCCACGCGCAAGCGCCTCCAGATGGTGTTTCAGGACCCGCTCGCCGCGCTGAACCCGCGCGCCAGCGTCGCCGACGTCATCGCCGATCCCCTGCGCGTCCATCGCCTTGCCACCCGCGCCGATCGCCCCGCCGCCATCGCCCGCCTGCTCGACCGCGTCGGCCTGCCAACAAACCTCGCCACCCGCGCCGTCCACGAAATCTCCGGCGGCCAGCGCCAGCGTGTCGCTATCGCCCGCGCCCTCGCCACCCAGCCGCGCCTGATCGTGCTCGACGAGGCCGTCTCCGCGCTCGACGTCTCCGTCCGCGCCCATATCCTCAGGCTATTGGTCGATCTCCAGGCCGAAACCGGCGTCAGCTACATCTTCGTCTCGCACGATATCGCGGTGGTCCGCGCCATCGCGCATCGCGTCGCCATCATGGAGCGCGGCCGCATCGTCGAAACCGGCCCGACCGCCCAGGTAATCGCCGCGCCACAATCGGAGACGGGCAGGGCGCTCCTCGCCGCCGTGCCGCGCCTCCTCCAGCCACAGGACTGACCATGCCGACCGCCCCAAACGCGCTGCTCGATCTGCCGCCATTTCCGGCCACTGGCTACGCCGACGTCGCCGACCGTCTCGCCGCGCTGCTTGGCACCAAAAACGACGTGCTCCTCGTCCAGGGCGAGGCCATCGTCGCCCTCGAAGCGGTAGCGGCCAGCCTGGGCCAACCCGGCCTCCACGCCATCAACATCGTCACCAGCCCCTACGGTCTCATGTTCTCCAGCTGGCTTCGCCGCGCCGGAACCACGGTGATTGACGTGATCGCCGAACCAGGCCTGCCCATTGCCGTCGACGCCGTCAAAGCCGCCCTCGACGGCAATCCGCAGGCCGGTTTGCTCGCTCTCGTCCACGCCGAATCCGCCAGCGGCATCCTCAATCCCCTCGAAGATATCGTCGCGCTTGCCCGTGGGCGCGGTCTGCTCACCGTGGTTGACGCCGTCGCCTCGGCCGGCGGCCACGCCCTCGATGTCGATGCTCTCGGCCTCGACGTGGTCGTCACCGGCCCACAAAAATCGCTCGGCGGCTCCCCGGGCCTGTCGACCATAGCGCTCAGCCCAGCCGCCTGGGTTCTAGCCGATCACCCGGCAACGCCCGCCGGCTCCATTCTGTCGCTGCTCGATCACCGCCGCCTCTGGCTCGCTACCGGTAGGGGCGTCTTGCCGGGCATGCCCTCCGCCCTGGAATTCTGGGCCCTTGCCGCCGCCCTCGACCGCGTCGAAGCCGAGACCCTGCCGGCGCTCATCGCTCGCCATGTCCGGGCCGCCGATGCCACACGTCTCGGGTTGGCCGCGCTGGGTCTCGCCCCTTGGGTTGCGCCCGAACACGCTTCCAACCTGGTCACCGCGGCCTTGTTGCCGGACCACCTCACGGCCTCACAGGTCCTTGCCGCCGCAGGGGACGCACCCGGTCTTTCAGCAGGCGTGGGGAGCATCGCCGAACGTCTGGTGCGCCTCAACCACACGGGTCCAAACGCAGCGTTTGAGCAGGTCCTCGCCAATGTCGTCGCCCTTGGCGGCGCGCTGTCGGCATTAGGCGCAGAAGCCGACCTCGGCGCGGCAGCCCGCGCCGTTGCCGCCGCCTACGGCAGGGAATGACCGTCCTAGATCGTCCGCGGATTAGACTTCGCCCGCGCCATCTGCCGCTCGATATCAGCCAATAGGCCAGGCAATTCACCCGGCGAGCGGATCGTATAGCGCGGCACTTCATGGCTGTCGGCGGGAACGTGGCTGCGCTTTTTCGACCAGCTTTGCCAAATGCTGATAATGCCCAGCCTATTGGCGCCGCCGATATCGCGTTCCAGGTGGTTGCCCACCATCACGATAGCTTCCGCGTCGTCACTGCCGAGGCCCAGCGCGGTCATCGCCTTCTGGAACATGCGCTGATCCGGCTTTTCGCAACCCTCGGCCTCCGAAATCACCTGCGCGTGGAAATGCGGGCTGATGCCGTGGCCGCCAAGAATGGTGGCAAAGCTGCGCACCCGCCCGTCGGCCACGAGCGCCAGCCGGTAGCCATCCGCCGCCAGCGACCGGATCATCTCCAAAGCACCCGGTATGAGCCCGGCTTCAATGACGTAGCCCTCGGCGTCGAACTTTTCCGTCGCCTCGTCCACCAGCGTGTCGCCGCTATCGAGGAATACCGCCTTGAGCAGCGGCTGTTCGGCGCGAACCTCGGCCAGCACCGCCTTTACCCGTCCGGGAATCCAGCTCGCGAGATCGTCCCAGCTGCAGAATTCCACCTGCGCCAGATCGAAGTGCCGCCCGAAAGTGAATGTGGGCAGGAACGAGCGCGCCTGCAGATAACGCTTCACCGCCCGGTGATCCTCCGGCCCGATGCCCTGAAGCTGGTCGCGGAACATGTCGTTGATCAAAATTCCGGCGCGGCCTGCCAATTCCTGGCATGCGGCCGCCGTGTGCTGTGCAGTTTTGGTCTGCTCCAGTACGGATACAGTGAAGGCGTGCTTTCCGGGGGTGGAGAGCAGCGTCGGGCGCCCGTCGATCAGCGGCAGCGAGCTATCAGCATTGCGCATGTCAAACAGCGAGCCATGGGCACTTGCACTGACGGCGACAACCTCGTCGCTGGCACCCAGCTTTACCCAGATATGCTCTAGCTCGTAGAGGTGCTGAATATCCCAGTCCCACCAGATCGCATATTCGATGACCTTGGTGACGCCGGCGTCGAAGGTGATCGCGAGCGGCGCCGAGGGGGACTGCCCGGCCTCGGTCAGCACTGAAACCCCGACCCGTGAGGGCAGGAACGGTTCGTTGTCGCAAAATTGGATGATGGGCGCATGCCGCTTGGCCAGAGCCAGATCGGCGTCGCTAAGCTGAGCTGTGCTTTCGACATCGGCGGCGCGAAGGGATGACGGCATTTCAACGTTTCCTGGGACTCTGGACTTGTTCCAGATATTGTAATCGTTTTCAGCTTTTCGCCGCAAGCCGCCTTGTACTGTAATTTTGCCCGGCAGGCGTCCCCGCCCACGATGTCATTCCGGCGAAGGCCGGAATCCATCCTGAGATGCCGTCGCGCACGGCGAACGTTGATAGGCTCAAGATGGTCCCGCTCTCCGTCAGATCGCGCCGCACATATGGATGGGAATGTTCAGGGTAGGGGAATGGTGGAGCCACGCTGGACCAGCGTGTTTTCCAGCACCACCTGGCGCGGCGACTTGCTGACGCCGGTCATCTGATCGATCAGTGTTGTGGCGGCGAGCTGGCCCATTTCATGGATGGGCTGGGCGATGGTCGACAGCGTCGGGAAGGTCACGGTCGATTCGAGTACGCCGTCATAGCCCAGGATCGACAGATCTCGGGGCAGGTCGAGATTTAGCGCGTGCGCGGCGTGCATCACACCGATGGCGAGCATGTCGGTGGTGCCGAAAACCGCCGTCATGCCCGGGTTTCCGGTGATCATCGCGTGGCCCGCCTCGCGACCCACATCGAAGCTGGCGTTCTCAAAGGGGTGCGAGAATAGGAGCTCCACATCATCGGCCAGATCCGTAGCCGCTTGGCGAATGCCACGAACGCGCTCGCTGCCGACATCCTGGCCGCCGCCGCGCTGGGCAATGCTGCCGGCGATGATGCCGATCTTGCGATGGCCGAGCTCGATCAGGTGGCGCATGCCCTGATAACCGCCCGAAAAGTTGTCGCAAACCACCGAGCTGATCGAGGCGATCTTGGGCCTCATGTCGACAAAGGCGACGGAAATGCCCCGTTCGCGCAGGGTGGTGACTTGCTTGGTTGTGCGGACCGTGGCGGAGGAGGGGCGAATGATGATGCCCTGAACGCGCATGTCGAGCATGGTTTCGATATAGGCTTGTTCGCGATCGGCGTCGCCGTTGGTCGAGCAGAGCAATACGCGATAGCCCTGGTCAAACATGGTTGTTTCGATGGCATAGGCCAGGGCGCTGCTGAATGGCGTGCGCTGCTGGCGTAGCAGCACGCCCACGATATTGGATTGCTGCGTGCGGAACGAGCTTGCCAGGCCGTTGGGTCGATAGCCCAATTCCGCGATGGCCTTGCTCACCGCGTCGCGTACGGCGGGGCGCACATGGGCATACCCGTTCACCACGCGCGACACCGTCGCGATCGACACATTGGCGGCCCGCGCCACGTCCTTGATTGTTACCACACTGCTAACATTTCGCGTCACCTAAGGGGCTTGTCGGATAACGCTTTTTCGCGCTTTCGACCATGTCGGTTTTCATATCTTGTTTTGAAAACGTTTACAAGATAGCGTCATTGAACCGCTAAACGTGGGTACTAATTACGAGGTGCGTCAGCACCCTTGGAATGAGGCTTCCGGCTCAACCCACCGACCGGACCTCGGAGGATGCGAAGTTTTCATTTCGTGGGAGGGAAGCATATGCAGAACCAATTTCTCGGCGTAACCCGGTTGCTGGCGGTGACGTCGGCGCTCTTGAGCGCCGCGGCCTTGCCCGGCGCCATCGTGCTGCCGTCGCAGGCTCAGGACGCCGCTGCCTGCGCGAGCTACACTGAAGCGCCGCAGCTCAAGGCGCAGGTCGACGCCGGCACGTTGCCGCCGGCCGCCGAGCGCCTGCCGCTCGAGCCGCTGGTCATCCAGCCGGCCGAGGGCAAGGGCGTCTATGGCGGTCAGTTCATCGATAGCTGGGGTGGTGGCAACCTCGCCGATATCCGTCAGTTCGGCTATGAGCCGCTCGTGCGCTGGAGCGTCGATGGCTCGCAGGTCGTTCCCGGCATCGCCAAGAGCTGGGAAATCAGCGACGACGCCAAGACCTACACCTTCCACCTGCGCGAAGGCATGAAGTGGTCCGACGGCCACCCCTTCACCGCCGACGACATCCTGTTCTGGTGGGACCGGGTCGAGAACAATGTCAAAGTCATCACCGGCGGCCCGCGCAACGAGTACAAGGTCGATGGCGAAATCCCGGTTGTGACCAAGGTCAACGACTATGCGGTGAGCTTCTCCTGGAGCAAGCCTAATGGCCTGTTCCTGCAACAGATGGCCGGCCCTTACGGCCAGCGCGCCGTGCAGTTCCCCAAGCATTATTTGGAGCAGTTCGATATCGATCTGAACCCGGAAGGCGTCGCCGAATTGATGGCTGCCGCTGGCGCTACCGATTACGCTGCGTGGTGGAAGGGCAATGTCGGCTCCTACAACGATCCGTCCCAGTTCAACGATCCCAAGCGTCCATCCATCCACGCCTGGGTGGGCACGGACTCGATCCTCGGTAAGGAACGCGTGACCTTCGTCCGCAACCCCTACTACTTCGCCGTCGATCCCTCCTGCCAGCAGCTCCCCTATATCGACGAGCGCGTTTGGGCGAGTGCTGCGGAACCTGAAGTGACGCTGCTACAGGCTATTCAGGGCCAGATCACCATGTCGCCGCGCAATGTGTCGATCCCGCAGAACCGTGCGGTATTCTTCGACAACCAGGCGGCCGGCGACTACCGCCTCGTCCCCGCTGCCAGCTGCGACTACAACACTGCCGTGCTGGCCTTCTCGGTCAACCACCCCGATCCGATAAAGGCGCAGGTATTCTCCTCCAAGGACTTCCGCGCTGGCATTTCCCAGGCCATCAACCGCCAGGAAATCATCGACACCGTCTATCTGGGGCAGGGGGAACCCTTCCAGCCGGCACCGCTGCCGAACTCTCCGTTCTACAACGAGACCATGGCACGTCAGTTCACCGAGTTCGACCTGGCCGCCGCCGCCGAGCATCTCGACAAGATCCTGCCCATGGGGCCCGACGGCGTCCGCCTCGGCCCCGATGGCAAGCCCTTTGCCTTCTCTGTTGAGATCAATGCCGATTTCAAGCCCGACACAGTGGACGCGTTCCAGCTGATCGAGCGCACCTGGAAGCAGGCGGGTCTCAACGTCACCATCAACCACCACTCCGACGAACTGTTCGGTGCCGCCCGCTCCAAGCCCGATAGCGATGGCTCGGTATGGGTTGGCGAAAATGGTTGCGGCCAGCTCCCGCTGCTCAACCTTTCTCGCTTCATGAACGACTACGGCGGGTGGTCGCTGGGAAATTGGAACGGTTGGGCCGCCTGGGATCGGAAGCGCCTCGACCCGAATGCCGAGCTGCCCGAAGGCTGGGAAGTGATCGAGCCGCCGGCCAACGTGCAGCGCCTCTATGAACTCCGCTCGCTGATCCCCCA
Encoded proteins:
- a CDS encoding ABC transporter permease, producing the protein MMARFAKSPEGLFGAAVLAVLIVIALGAPLFFPRDPLSIVGPALTAPFTDWALPLGTDRLGRNVLAGLVHGARASLLVGFAATIAAIIIGASVGTIAGFAGGLVDEILMRIVDAFQTVPGFLLALAFVSVIGASLPVVVLAIALGAWTGPARLARAEVLSLRERDYVAAARVIGMHPAEIAFREILPNALAPVLALSAVIVAGAILTEAALSFLGLGDPNIVTWGSMIAEGRAVLRSSPFLSIIPGLALVITVLGVYLFGEGLAEALSRRRVRL
- a CDS encoding HAD family hydrolase, translating into MPSSLRAADVESTAQLSDADLALAKRHAPIIQFCDNEPFLPSRVGVSVLTEAGQSPSAPLAITFDAGVTKVIEYAIWWDWDIQHLYELEHIWVKLGASDEVVAVSASAHGSLFDMRNADSSLPLIDGRPTLLSTPGKHAFTVSVLEQTKTAQHTAAACQELAGRAGILINDMFRDQLQGIGPEDHRAVKRYLQARSFLPTFTFGRHFDLAQVEFCSWDDLASWIPGRVKAVLAEVRAEQPLLKAVFLDSGDTLVDEATEKFDAEGYVIEAGLIPGALEMIRSLAADGYRLALVADGRVRSFATILGGHGISPHFHAQVISEAEGCEKPDQRMFQKAMTALGLGSDDAEAIVMVGNHLERDIGGANRLGIISIWQSWSKKRSHVPADSHEVPRYTIRSPGELPGLLADIERQMARAKSNPRTI
- a CDS encoding pyridoxal-phosphate-dependent aminotransferase family protein, translating into MPTAPNALLDLPPFPATGYADVADRLAALLGTKNDVLLVQGEAIVALEAVAASLGQPGLHAINIVTSPYGLMFSSWLRRAGTTVIDVIAEPGLPIAVDAVKAALDGNPQAGLLALVHAESASGILNPLEDIVALARGRGLLTVVDAVASAGGHALDVDALGLDVVVTGPQKSLGGSPGLSTIALSPAAWVLADHPATPAGSILSLLDHRRLWLATGRGVLPGMPSALEFWALAAALDRVEAETLPALIARHVRAADATRLGLAALGLAPWVAPEHASNLVTAALLPDHLTASQVLAAAGDAPGLSAGVGSIAERLVRLNHTGPNAAFEQVLANVVALGGALSALGAEADLGAAARAVAAAYGRE
- a CDS encoding LacI family DNA-binding transcriptional regulator, whose translation is MVTIKDVARAANVSIATVSRVVNGYAHVRPAVRDAVSKAIAELGYRPNGLASSFRTQQSNIVGVLLRQQRTPFSSALAYAIETTMFDQGYRVLLCSTNGDADREQAYIETMLDMRVQGIIIRPSSATVRTTKQVTTLRERGISVAFVDMRPKIASISSVVCDNFSGGYQGMRHLIELGHRKIGIIAGSIAQRGGGQDVGSERVRGIRQAATDLADDVELLFSHPFENASFDVGREAGHAMITGNPGMTAVFGTTDMLAIGVMHAAHALNLDLPRDLSILGYDGVLESTVTFPTLSTIAQPIHEMGQLAATTLIDQMTGVSKSPRQVVLENTLVQRGSTIPLP
- a CDS encoding ABC transporter permease, whose translation is MHRAGKLVLRRLVGSIPVLLIVLVGTFFLLELASGDAVDAYLVSTGGGDAALVETLRANWGLDQSPITRLGLYLWNVLHLDFGYSVLLNRPILTVVLERLPNTLLLMGSAVALSFGIGSLLGIAAGSRPGSARDRLLSIGSLALYAVPSFWLGLVLVVVFSVQLRWLPLSGIETLASGKAGLDRALDIIRHLVLPVGALALIYLALYLRLMRAGMVEVWRQDFVLAARAKGLSRRRIVWRHVARNALLPLVTMLGLQSATMLGGSVVIESVFSIPGLGRLAQEAVSGRDTPLLMGIIVISAVLVILTNLIVDVVYAFLDPRVGASEASA
- a CDS encoding ABC transporter ATP-binding protein; this translates as MTVLADITDLSVHFGATAALDGVTLTINAGERLAIIGESGSGKSTLALALAGLLPASARQSGSINWPQGKPTLGRDIGMVFQDPSSSLDPVLTIGEQVAEGAVAHLGSDWKAAHLRARDLLARVKLPDPDSLLRAHPHQLSGGQRQRVAIAAAIAANPKFLIADEATSALDTIVQAEIVALLTSLVDEAGMTLLFITHDIALASGLADRIAVFRQARLVERGPTADIILRPREPYTAALLGAHLDLSTPPLIGTGA
- a CDS encoding ATP-binding cassette domain-containing protein; translation: MTDLLTAKNLSKSFRRSGARLAAVTDASFSIASGETLGIVGPSGSGKTTLARLIMRLVEADGGTLQFEGIDLLALRGAALRATRKRLQMVFQDPLAALNPRASVADVIADPLRVHRLATRADRPAAIARLLDRVGLPTNLATRAVHEISGGQRQRVAIARALATQPRLIVLDEAVSALDVSVRAHILRLLVDLQAETGVSYIFVSHDIAVVRAIAHRVAIMERGRIVETGPTAQVIAAPQSETGRALLAAVPRLLQPQD
- a CDS encoding ABC transporter substrate-binding protein encodes the protein MQNQFLGVTRLLAVTSALLSAAALPGAIVLPSQAQDAAACASYTEAPQLKAQVDAGTLPPAAERLPLEPLVIQPAEGKGVYGGQFIDSWGGGNLADIRQFGYEPLVRWSVDGSQVVPGIAKSWEISDDAKTYTFHLREGMKWSDGHPFTADDILFWWDRVENNVKVITGGPRNEYKVDGEIPVVTKVNDYAVSFSWSKPNGLFLQQMAGPYGQRAVQFPKHYLEQFDIDLNPEGVAELMAAAGATDYAAWWKGNVGSYNDPSQFNDPKRPSIHAWVGTDSILGKERVTFVRNPYYFAVDPSCQQLPYIDERVWASAAEPEVTLLQAIQGQITMSPRNVSIPQNRAVFFDNQAAGDYRLVPAASCDYNTAVLAFSVNHPDPIKAQVFSSKDFRAGISQAINRQEIIDTVYLGQGEPFQPAPLPNSPFYNETMARQFTEFDLAAAAEHLDKILPMGPDGVRLGPDGKPFAFSVEINADFKPDTVDAFQLIERTWKQAGLNVTINHHSDELFGAARSKPDSDGSVWVGENGCGQLPLLNLSRFMNDYGGWSLGNWNGWAAWDRKRLDPNAELPEGWEVIEPPANVQRLYELRSLIPQTIGEEQTALMQEFTNLQAEEFLTIGIAMPAGFYRSVKNNLHNVPAELIEGWLYPGPAPSNFASYYFQ